Sequence from the uncultured Flavobacterium sp. genome:
GAAACTTTATTCCAATCTGAATAGAAGTTCTGTCACACTCAGTCAATTTATTTAAAGGCTGAAAAAAGATGAAATCCTAAATTTTGTAATCACTATAAATTGCTATTATGAAAAAAATTCTTCTTTCTTTTTTGTCTGTGTTGTTACTTACAGCCTGCAATAAAACCACCACTACAGAAAATACCGAAAAAACAAACAATGCAGATACTGCAACTACTGCATTTAAACCCGCTAACATCAAAGAAGAAATTCTTTATCAGCGTGGTGTTGAAACCGCTATTTGGGGAATGCCTGCTGTAAATTATCTGTTAATGTACGATGCTTTGACTAAAATAAACGGTGAATATAATCAAGTTGTTATCTGGCCAAAACTATTAGATTGGAAAAATCAAACCTTAACACCAAATCCTGATGTTATTTATCTAATGCCTTTCTTCAACACAGAAAAAGTTGGACCAGTAGTTCTTGAAATTCCGCCTGCTGACAATGGAGTTTTCAACGGAAGCGTAATGACTTATTGGCAAAATTCTATTCAGGATGTTGGTCCGGGTGGCATAGATAAAGGAAAAGGAGGAAAATACCTTTTTCTTCCGCCTGGTTTTGACAAAACTAAAATACCTTCTGGCTACATAATACTACAATCAAATACTTATCGAGGTTATGCATTGTTGCGATCCGTATTAAAAAGCGGAAGTGCAGCTGATGTTGCCGCAGCTGTTGACTATGCTAAACGCATTAAGGTTTATCCTTTTAGTGAAGCTTCAAAAAATCCTGCTACGGTTTTTGTAGATGCCAGTGAAAAGATATATGAATCTAACATAGCTTTTGATTTCAGTTATTATGAAACATTAAATAAAATAATTCAGGAAGAGCCTTGGTTAGAAAGAGATAAAGCCATGATTGATCCATTAAAAACCATTGGAATACAAAGAGGAAAACCTTTTAATCCTGATGCCCGTACAAAAGAAATACTTTCTGCCGCAGCCAAAACTGCTC
This genomic interval carries:
- a CDS encoding DUF1254 domain-containing protein, producing the protein MKKILLSFLSVLLLTACNKTTTTENTEKTNNADTATTAFKPANIKEEILYQRGVETAIWGMPAVNYLLMYDALTKINGEYNQVVIWPKLLDWKNQTLTPNPDVIYLMPFFNTEKVGPVVLEIPPADNGVFNGSVMTYWQNSIQDVGPGGIDKGKGGKYLFLPPGFDKTKIPSGYIILQSNTYRGYALLRSVLKSGSAADVAAAVDYAKRIKVYPFSEASKNPATVFVDASEKIYESNIAFDFSYYETLNKIIQEEPWLERDKAMIDPLKTIGIQRGKPFNPDARTKEILSAAAKTAHAYLNDNLEATTPFFKDTHWIFPVAPEFGANIQGDYQVPDSYPTDNRGLLYTIGFFSAKHIGESQFYLMQIVDKEGNPLDGNSTYKVNVPANVPVKQYWSMTVYNRETHTFIRNAKWAGRSSQTPGLKTNSDGSVDLYFGPTPPESGESNWVPTDPKGKFEILARFYGPKPNLYDQSWKLNDLEKVK